AGGATCTGCTTCATCACCTGTCGCGTTTCGGGGGTGATGATCTTCGGGCCGGTGTGGTAATCGCCGAACTCCGCGGTGTTGCTGATGGAGTAGCGCATGTAGTTGAGGCCGCCGCGCTCGATGAGGTTGATGATGAGTTTCAACTCGTGCGCGACCTCGAAGTAGGCCATTTCCGGAGGATAGCCCGCCTCGATGAGTGTTTCAAAGCCGGCCTTGATGAGAGCGGAGAGTCCGCCGCAGAGCACTGCCTGTTCGCCGAAGAGGTCGGTTTCGCATTCATCTTTGAAGGAGCAGACGAGGATGCCTGAGCGCCCGCCGCCGACGCCGATCGCCCACGCCAGCGCGATATCGCGTGCTTTACCGGTGGCGTTCTGATGGACCGAGAGCAGGCAGGGCACGCCGCCGCCGCGCTCAAACTCGCTGCGCACCGTGTGACCGGGGCCTTTGGGGGCAACCATGATGACATCCACATCCTGCGGCGGGATGATGGTCTTGAAGTGGACGTTGAAGCCGTGCGTCCATCCCAGCGCCATGCCGGGGCGGAGGTTGGGCTTGACCGACTTTTCA
The sequence above is drawn from the Phycisphaeraceae bacterium genome and encodes:
- the ilvC gene encoding ketol-acid reductoisomerase encodes the protein METLYEKDGSLNALRGKTVAVLGYGSQGHAHAQNLRDSGVKVIVANKPDSANGKLAIEHGFKPLSVEDAVKQADLVIFTLPDEVQPEVYEKSVKPNLRPGMALGWTHGFNVHFKTIIPPQDVDVIMVAPKGPGHTVRSEFERGGGVPCLLSVHQNATGKARDIALAWAIGVGGGRSGILVCSFKDECETDLFGEQAVLCGGLSALIKAGFETLIEAGYPPEMAYFEVAHELKLIINLIERGGLNYMRYSISNTAEFGDYHTGPKIITPETRQVMKQILKEIQEGKFAKTFRDDYAKGFPWFKAQRAKDHDHPVEVTGKKLRRMMPWLKPVEM